A stretch of Lactuca sativa cultivar Salinas chromosome 6, Lsat_Salinas_v11, whole genome shotgun sequence DNA encodes these proteins:
- the LOC111890428 gene encoding probable bifunctional TENA-E protein — MEDAGKKAVTEGVDCKIPVTEAWIRKHRLLYDGATRHPFIRSIRDGSVDFTSFKRWLGQDYIFVRSFVPFAASTLVKSSKESGDGLDMEVILGGMASLNDEINWFKNEASKFHVSLTSVVPQKPNIKYCRFLENLTSSEVEYPVAISVFWAIEVVYQESFAHCLEEGNMIPEELQATCERWGNEGFGTYCKTLREIADRCLQKASPEVISKAEVAFLSVLEYEVDFWNMSVGEA, encoded by the exons ATGGAGGATGCGGGAAAGAAGGCGGTGACGGAAGGAGTTGACTGCAAGATTCCGGTGACGGAAGCGTGGATAAGGAAGCACCGTTTGCTTTACGACGGCGCCACCAGACACCCTTTTATCCGCAGTATCCGTGACGGATCAGTCGATTTCACTTCTTTCAAGCGATGGCTG GGACAGGATTATATATTTGTGAGGTCATTCGTCCCGTTTGCAGCGAGTACATTAGTGAAGTCCTCGAAGGAATCTGGCGATGGTTTGGATATGGAAGTGATTCTCGGTGGGATGGCATCTCTAAACGACGAAATCAATTGGTTCAAGAACGAAGCTTCCAAGTTTCATGTTTCTCTCACAAGCGTCGTCCCACAAAAACCAAACATCAAATATTGCAG GTTTCTGGAGAATCTAACAAGTTCAGAAGTCGAATACCCAGTTGCAATTTCAGTGTTTTGGGCCATTGAGGTTGTGTATCAAGAAAGCTTTGCTCATTGTCTTGAAGAAGGGAATATGATCCCAGAAGAACTACAAGCGACTTGTGAACGATGGGGGAATGAAGGTTTTGGAACATACTGCAAGACGTTGAGGGAGATTGCTGATCGTTGCTTGCAGAAAGCGTCGCCTGAGGTGATCTCGAAAGCAGAAGTGGCTTTTTTAAGTGTTCTTGAATATGAAGTTGACTTTTGGAATATGAGTGTTGGAGAAGCGTGA